Proteins encoded in a region of the Anopheles aquasalis chromosome 2, idAnoAquaMG_Q_19, whole genome shotgun sequence genome:
- the LOC126571388 gene encoding troponin T, skeletal muscle isoform X5, whose translation MSDDEEYSGDDPEFIKRQDQKRSDLDEQLKEYINEWRKQRAKEEDELKKLKDKQAKRKVSRAEEEQRMAQRKKEEEERRVREIEEKKQREIDEKRKRLEEAEKKRQAMLQAMKDKDKKGPNFTITKKDSSFGMSNAQMERNKTKEQLEEEKKISLSFRIKPLEVDGLSADSLRARATELWETIVKLETEKYDLEERQKRQDYDLKELKERQKQQLRHKALKKGLDPEALTGKYPPKIQVASKYERRVDTRSYDDKKKLFEGGYSAYYQEKINKKWSQRQELFMARTKTKLPKWFGERPGKKSGDPETPEGEDEVKPEDEEVEEVEEEVVEEVVEEEEEEEEEEEEEEEEEEEEEEEEEEE comes from the exons GGGAGACGATCCCGAGTTCATCAAGCGCCAGGACCAGAAGCGCTCAGACTTGGACGAGCAGCTGAAGGAGTACATTAACGAGTGGCGCAAACAGCGAGCCAAGGAAGAGGATGAACTCAAGAAGCTCAAGGACAAACAGGCCAAGCGCAAGGTCTCCCGAGCGGAAGAGGAGCAGCGCATGGCTCAGcgcaagaaggaggaggaggagcgtcGCGTCCGCGAGAttgaggagaagaagcagcgcGAAATCGACGAGAAGAGGAAGCGTCTGGAAGAGGCCGAGAAGAAGCGTCAAGCTATGCTGCAGGCCATGAAAGACAAAGATAAGAAGGGACCGAACTTTACCATTACCAAGAAGGATAGCAGC TTCGGCATGTCCAACGCCCAGATGGAGCGCAACAAGACTAAGGAAcagctggaggaggagaagaaaatctCGCTCTCCTTCCGCATCAAGCCCCTGGAGGTCGATGGTCTGAGCGCCGATTCCCTGCGTGCCCGTGCCACCGAGCTGTGGGAGACCATCGTCAAGCTGGAAACAGAGAAGTACGATCTGGAGGAAAGGCAAAAGCGTCAGGACTACGAC TTGAAAGAGCTGAAAGAAagacagaagcagcagctgagaCACAAGGCCTTGAAGAAGGGTCTAGACCCGGAAGCCCTCACCGGCAAGTACCCG CCCAAGATCCAAGTCGCCTCCAAATACGAACGTCGTGTCGATACCCGCTCCTACGATGACAAGAAGAAGCTGTTCGAAGGT GGTTACAGCGCGTATTATCAGgagaaaattaacaaaaaatgGTCACAACGCCAGGAACTGTTTATGGCGCGCACGAAGA CCAAACTTCCGAAGTGGTTCGGCGAGCGACCGGGCAAGAAGTCTGGCGACCCAGAAACCCCCGAGGGCGAGGATGAAGTCAAGCCCGAGGATGAGGAAGTCGAGGAAGTCGAGGAGGAAGTTGTTGAGGAGGTG gttgaggaagaggaggaggaagaagaggaggaagaagaggaagaggaggaggaagaggaagaggaggaagaggaggaagaagaataa
- the LOC126571388 gene encoding troponin T, skeletal muscle isoform X6, whose amino-acid sequence MSDDEEYSGDDPEFIKRQDQKRSDLDEQLKEYINEWRKQRAKEEDELKKLKDKQAKRKVSRAEEEQRMAQRKKEEEERRVREIEEKKQREIDEKRKRLEEAEKKRQAMLQAMKDKDKKGPNFTITKKDSSFGMSNAQMERNKTKEQLEEEKKISLSFRIKPLEVDGLSADSLRARATELWETIVKLETEKYDLEERQKRQDYDLKELKERQKQQLRHKALKKGLDPEALTGKYPPKIQVASKYERRVDTRSYDDKKKLFEGGFDTLNKEVLEKNWAERKEQFGGRQKSKLPKWFGERPGKKSGDPETPEGEDEVKPEDEEVEEVEEEVVEEVVEEEEEEEEEEEEEEEEEEEEEEEEEEE is encoded by the exons GGGAGACGATCCCGAGTTCATCAAGCGCCAGGACCAGAAGCGCTCAGACTTGGACGAGCAGCTGAAGGAGTACATTAACGAGTGGCGCAAACAGCGAGCCAAGGAAGAGGATGAACTCAAGAAGCTCAAGGACAAACAGGCCAAGCGCAAGGTCTCCCGAGCGGAAGAGGAGCAGCGCATGGCTCAGcgcaagaaggaggaggaggagcgtcGCGTCCGCGAGAttgaggagaagaagcagcgcGAAATCGACGAGAAGAGGAAGCGTCTGGAAGAGGCCGAGAAGAAGCGTCAAGCTATGCTGCAGGCCATGAAAGACAAAGATAAGAAGGGACCGAACTTTACCATTACCAAGAAGGATAGCAGC TTCGGCATGTCCAACGCCCAGATGGAGCGCAACAAGACTAAGGAAcagctggaggaggagaagaaaatctCGCTCTCCTTCCGCATCAAGCCCCTGGAGGTCGATGGTCTGAGCGCCGATTCCCTGCGTGCCCGTGCCACCGAGCTGTGGGAGACCATCGTCAAGCTGGAAACAGAGAAGTACGATCTGGAGGAAAGGCAAAAGCGTCAGGACTACGAC TTGAAAGAGCTGAAAGAAagacagaagcagcagctgagaCACAAGGCCTTGAAGAAGGGTCTAGACCCGGAAGCCCTCACCGGCAAGTACCCG CCCAAGATCCAAGTCGCCTCCAAATACGAACGTCGTGTCGATACCCGCTCCTACGATGACAAGAAGAAGCTGTTCGAAGGT GGCTTTGACACCCTGAACAAAGAGGTCCTGGAGAAGAACTGGGCCGAAAGGAAGGAGCAGTTCGGAGGCCGTCAGAAAT CCAAACTTCCGAAGTGGTTCGGCGAGCGACCGGGCAAGAAGTCTGGCGACCCAGAAACCCCCGAGGGCGAGGATGAAGTCAAGCCCGAGGATGAGGAAGTCGAGGAAGTCGAGGAGGAAGTTGTTGAGGAGGTG gttgaggaagaggaggaggaagaagaggaggaagaagaggaagaggaggaggaagaggaagaggaggaagaggaggaagaagaataa
- the LOC126571388 gene encoding troponin T, skeletal muscle isoform X2: MSDDEEYSSEEEVVEETKEEQPAAKSEGDDPEFIKRQDQKRSDLDEQLKEYINEWRKQRAKEEDELKKLKDKQAKRKVSRAEEEQRMAQRKKEEEERRVREIEEKKQREIDEKRKRLEEAEKKRQAMLQAMKDKDKKGPNFTITKKDSSFGMSNAQMERNKTKEQLEEEKKISLSFRIKPLEVDGLSADSLRARATELWETIVKLETEKYDLEERQKRQDYDLKELKERQKQQLRHKALKKGLDPEALTGKYPPKIQVASKYERRVDTRSYDDKKKLFEGGFDTLNKEVLEKNWAERKEQFGGRQKSKLPKWFGERPGKKSGDPETPEGEDEVKPEDEEVEEVEEEVVEEVVEEEEEEEEEEEEEEEEEEEEEEEEEEE; encoded by the exons GCCGGCAGCTAAATCCGA GGGAGACGATCCCGAGTTCATCAAGCGCCAGGACCAGAAGCGCTCAGACTTGGACGAGCAGCTGAAGGAGTACATTAACGAGTGGCGCAAACAGCGAGCCAAGGAAGAGGATGAACTCAAGAAGCTCAAGGACAAACAGGCCAAGCGCAAGGTCTCCCGAGCGGAAGAGGAGCAGCGCATGGCTCAGcgcaagaaggaggaggaggagcgtcGCGTCCGCGAGAttgaggagaagaagcagcgcGAAATCGACGAGAAGAGGAAGCGTCTGGAAGAGGCCGAGAAGAAGCGTCAAGCTATGCTGCAGGCCATGAAAGACAAAGATAAGAAGGGACCGAACTTTACCATTACCAAGAAGGATAGCAGC TTCGGCATGTCCAACGCCCAGATGGAGCGCAACAAGACTAAGGAAcagctggaggaggagaagaaaatctCGCTCTCCTTCCGCATCAAGCCCCTGGAGGTCGATGGTCTGAGCGCCGATTCCCTGCGTGCCCGTGCCACCGAGCTGTGGGAGACCATCGTCAAGCTGGAAACAGAGAAGTACGATCTGGAGGAAAGGCAAAAGCGTCAGGACTACGAC TTGAAAGAGCTGAAAGAAagacagaagcagcagctgagaCACAAGGCCTTGAAGAAGGGTCTAGACCCGGAAGCCCTCACCGGCAAGTACCCG CCCAAGATCCAAGTCGCCTCCAAATACGAACGTCGTGTCGATACCCGCTCCTACGATGACAAGAAGAAGCTGTTCGAAGGT GGCTTTGACACCCTGAACAAAGAGGTCCTGGAGAAGAACTGGGCCGAAAGGAAGGAGCAGTTCGGAGGCCGTCAGAAAT CCAAACTTCCGAAGTGGTTCGGCGAGCGACCGGGCAAGAAGTCTGGCGACCCAGAAACCCCCGAGGGCGAGGATGAAGTCAAGCCCGAGGATGAGGAAGTCGAGGAAGTCGAGGAGGAAGTTGTTGAGGAGGTG gttgaggaagaggaggaggaagaagaggaggaagaagaggaagaggaggaggaagaggaagaggaggaagaggaggaagaagaataa
- the LOC126571388 gene encoding troponin T, skeletal muscle isoform X1 → MSDDEEYSSEEEVVEETKEEQPAAKSEGDDPEFIKRQDQKRSDLDEQLKEYINEWRKQRAKEEDELKKLKDKQAKRKVSRAEEEQRMAQRKKEEEERRVREIEEKKQREIDEKRKRLEEAEKKRQAMLQAMKDKDKKGPNFTITKKDSSFGMSNAQMERNKTKEQLEEEKKISLSFRIKPLEVDGLSADSLRARATELWETIVKLETEKYDLEERQKRQDYDLKELKERQKQQLRHKALKKGLDPEALTGKYPPKIQVASKYERRVDTRSYDDKKKLFEGGYSAYYQEKINKKWSQRQELFMARTKTKLPKWFGERPGKKSGDPETPEGEDEVKPEDEEVEEVEEEVVEEVVEEEEEEEEEEEEEEEEEEEEEEEEEEE, encoded by the exons GCCGGCAGCTAAATCCGA GGGAGACGATCCCGAGTTCATCAAGCGCCAGGACCAGAAGCGCTCAGACTTGGACGAGCAGCTGAAGGAGTACATTAACGAGTGGCGCAAACAGCGAGCCAAGGAAGAGGATGAACTCAAGAAGCTCAAGGACAAACAGGCCAAGCGCAAGGTCTCCCGAGCGGAAGAGGAGCAGCGCATGGCTCAGcgcaagaaggaggaggaggagcgtcGCGTCCGCGAGAttgaggagaagaagcagcgcGAAATCGACGAGAAGAGGAAGCGTCTGGAAGAGGCCGAGAAGAAGCGTCAAGCTATGCTGCAGGCCATGAAAGACAAAGATAAGAAGGGACCGAACTTTACCATTACCAAGAAGGATAGCAGC TTCGGCATGTCCAACGCCCAGATGGAGCGCAACAAGACTAAGGAAcagctggaggaggagaagaaaatctCGCTCTCCTTCCGCATCAAGCCCCTGGAGGTCGATGGTCTGAGCGCCGATTCCCTGCGTGCCCGTGCCACCGAGCTGTGGGAGACCATCGTCAAGCTGGAAACAGAGAAGTACGATCTGGAGGAAAGGCAAAAGCGTCAGGACTACGAC TTGAAAGAGCTGAAAGAAagacagaagcagcagctgagaCACAAGGCCTTGAAGAAGGGTCTAGACCCGGAAGCCCTCACCGGCAAGTACCCG CCCAAGATCCAAGTCGCCTCCAAATACGAACGTCGTGTCGATACCCGCTCCTACGATGACAAGAAGAAGCTGTTCGAAGGT GGTTACAGCGCGTATTATCAGgagaaaattaacaaaaaatgGTCACAACGCCAGGAACTGTTTATGGCGCGCACGAAGA CCAAACTTCCGAAGTGGTTCGGCGAGCGACCGGGCAAGAAGTCTGGCGACCCAGAAACCCCCGAGGGCGAGGATGAAGTCAAGCCCGAGGATGAGGAAGTCGAGGAAGTCGAGGAGGAAGTTGTTGAGGAGGTG gttgaggaagaggaggaggaagaagaggaggaagaagaggaagaggaggaggaagaggaagaggaggaagaggaggaagaagaataa
- the LOC126571388 gene encoding troponin T, skeletal muscle isoform X3 has product MSDDEEYSSEEEVVEETKEEQGDDPEFIKRQDQKRSDLDEQLKEYINEWRKQRAKEEDELKKLKDKQAKRKVSRAEEEQRMAQRKKEEEERRVREIEEKKQREIDEKRKRLEEAEKKRQAMLQAMKDKDKKGPNFTITKKDSSFGMSNAQMERNKTKEQLEEEKKISLSFRIKPLEVDGLSADSLRARATELWETIVKLETEKYDLEERQKRQDYDLKELKERQKQQLRHKALKKGLDPEALTGKYPPKIQVASKYERRVDTRSYDDKKKLFEGGYSAYYQEKINKKWSQRQELFMARTKTKLPKWFGERPGKKSGDPETPEGEDEVKPEDEEVEEVEEEVVEEVVEEEEEEEEEEEEEEEEEEEEEEEEEEE; this is encoded by the exons GGGAGACGATCCCGAGTTCATCAAGCGCCAGGACCAGAAGCGCTCAGACTTGGACGAGCAGCTGAAGGAGTACATTAACGAGTGGCGCAAACAGCGAGCCAAGGAAGAGGATGAACTCAAGAAGCTCAAGGACAAACAGGCCAAGCGCAAGGTCTCCCGAGCGGAAGAGGAGCAGCGCATGGCTCAGcgcaagaaggaggaggaggagcgtcGCGTCCGCGAGAttgaggagaagaagcagcgcGAAATCGACGAGAAGAGGAAGCGTCTGGAAGAGGCCGAGAAGAAGCGTCAAGCTATGCTGCAGGCCATGAAAGACAAAGATAAGAAGGGACCGAACTTTACCATTACCAAGAAGGATAGCAGC TTCGGCATGTCCAACGCCCAGATGGAGCGCAACAAGACTAAGGAAcagctggaggaggagaagaaaatctCGCTCTCCTTCCGCATCAAGCCCCTGGAGGTCGATGGTCTGAGCGCCGATTCCCTGCGTGCCCGTGCCACCGAGCTGTGGGAGACCATCGTCAAGCTGGAAACAGAGAAGTACGATCTGGAGGAAAGGCAAAAGCGTCAGGACTACGAC TTGAAAGAGCTGAAAGAAagacagaagcagcagctgagaCACAAGGCCTTGAAGAAGGGTCTAGACCCGGAAGCCCTCACCGGCAAGTACCCG CCCAAGATCCAAGTCGCCTCCAAATACGAACGTCGTGTCGATACCCGCTCCTACGATGACAAGAAGAAGCTGTTCGAAGGT GGTTACAGCGCGTATTATCAGgagaaaattaacaaaaaatgGTCACAACGCCAGGAACTGTTTATGGCGCGCACGAAGA CCAAACTTCCGAAGTGGTTCGGCGAGCGACCGGGCAAGAAGTCTGGCGACCCAGAAACCCCCGAGGGCGAGGATGAAGTCAAGCCCGAGGATGAGGAAGTCGAGGAAGTCGAGGAGGAAGTTGTTGAGGAGGTG gttgaggaagaggaggaggaagaagaggaggaagaagaggaagaggaggaggaagaggaagaggaggaagaggaggaagaagaataa
- the LOC126571388 gene encoding troponin T, skeletal muscle isoform X4: protein MSDDEEYSSEEEVVEETKEEQGDDPEFIKRQDQKRSDLDEQLKEYINEWRKQRAKEEDELKKLKDKQAKRKVSRAEEEQRMAQRKKEEEERRVREIEEKKQREIDEKRKRLEEAEKKRQAMLQAMKDKDKKGPNFTITKKDSSFGMSNAQMERNKTKEQLEEEKKISLSFRIKPLEVDGLSADSLRARATELWETIVKLETEKYDLEERQKRQDYDLKELKERQKQQLRHKALKKGLDPEALTGKYPPKIQVASKYERRVDTRSYDDKKKLFEGGFDTLNKEVLEKNWAERKEQFGGRQKSKLPKWFGERPGKKSGDPETPEGEDEVKPEDEEVEEVEEEVVEEVVEEEEEEEEEEEEEEEEEEEEEEEEEEE from the exons GGGAGACGATCCCGAGTTCATCAAGCGCCAGGACCAGAAGCGCTCAGACTTGGACGAGCAGCTGAAGGAGTACATTAACGAGTGGCGCAAACAGCGAGCCAAGGAAGAGGATGAACTCAAGAAGCTCAAGGACAAACAGGCCAAGCGCAAGGTCTCCCGAGCGGAAGAGGAGCAGCGCATGGCTCAGcgcaagaaggaggaggaggagcgtcGCGTCCGCGAGAttgaggagaagaagcagcgcGAAATCGACGAGAAGAGGAAGCGTCTGGAAGAGGCCGAGAAGAAGCGTCAAGCTATGCTGCAGGCCATGAAAGACAAAGATAAGAAGGGACCGAACTTTACCATTACCAAGAAGGATAGCAGC TTCGGCATGTCCAACGCCCAGATGGAGCGCAACAAGACTAAGGAAcagctggaggaggagaagaaaatctCGCTCTCCTTCCGCATCAAGCCCCTGGAGGTCGATGGTCTGAGCGCCGATTCCCTGCGTGCCCGTGCCACCGAGCTGTGGGAGACCATCGTCAAGCTGGAAACAGAGAAGTACGATCTGGAGGAAAGGCAAAAGCGTCAGGACTACGAC TTGAAAGAGCTGAAAGAAagacagaagcagcagctgagaCACAAGGCCTTGAAGAAGGGTCTAGACCCGGAAGCCCTCACCGGCAAGTACCCG CCCAAGATCCAAGTCGCCTCCAAATACGAACGTCGTGTCGATACCCGCTCCTACGATGACAAGAAGAAGCTGTTCGAAGGT GGCTTTGACACCCTGAACAAAGAGGTCCTGGAGAAGAACTGGGCCGAAAGGAAGGAGCAGTTCGGAGGCCGTCAGAAAT CCAAACTTCCGAAGTGGTTCGGCGAGCGACCGGGCAAGAAGTCTGGCGACCCAGAAACCCCCGAGGGCGAGGATGAAGTCAAGCCCGAGGATGAGGAAGTCGAGGAAGTCGAGGAGGAAGTTGTTGAGGAGGTG gttgaggaagaggaggaggaagaagaggaggaagaagaggaagaggaggaggaagaggaagaggaggaagaggaggaagaagaataa